The window AGTTCCCTTGTGGCCCTGAGGCACCCAAGCCAACAACTCGGGATTCATAAATAAAACGAAATGGATCAATATTTCTAAGACTTTAGAGGTAACCTATGGCTCTCCCTACCTTGAGAAAGAAAGCACAGAGAAAGGTTAGGTTTTAATCGAAGCTTTCCTGCAGTAATAATAAAGAAAGTGTGGTATTTATCATTGCAACTCTGTGCCAATGTACCACAAACTGCTGTGGATACAGCTGCAGAAATTCAGGTAGTATATCTTCTGGTAATCACAAacacaattttattttggaattaTTCTTCCCTTATTGTGCTGACTACAGCAGAGAGAGTCAAAGGGGAAACGGTGGGACTGTGACTGTATGACCGACTGTGGCTTGAATCTCTGAATTGCAATGATCGAGGCATTCATTGTCTCAACAGCCAACACCAGATGGTTATTAATCAACTTTTATTGAACCCAAGTGCCAAAGCAGAACGACATATTACACGGGGAAGGAAAACTCTCATGACAAATATGACAAATACGATCGTTTGTCTGTGGTCTGAGAAGCCATTATGTTGGCAGGCTGATGATGATAAGTATGATGCATGTTTTGGTTGTACAAGCTGCCCCCCCACTGAAAAGCTCACAAATACATTCACATTCTGTTTATATGGGCGGTTCGTCTCAACACAGCGATGCATTACACATTCTTTCTAACCACTGTGAATATGTAACAAAACTTGTTTAttgctgtaataataataataatacttttttacaaaataaagtaaaataatattattattattattattattattttactttattttgttGCGACAAATGGTTTATTTTTTGGGTAATTTTCCTGAGAGACAGGTggaataaaaaaaggttttgaggAATTGCGGCTTAGTTTTGGCTATATTTGAGGCGTTTGAGGACCATCAGAAAGTCAGATGATTGTTCTATTTATTAAACCATGTGGCAGGCTGTGGGGTTCAGAGGCTTAAAGATGAGTTTGACTGTGAGACTTACAGAGTAACAGTGTGTTGCTAATTTAGCTGCAAAAGCAACCATTGTCTTTCAGATCTTTTCCGCAGCAAGCGACAGGCAGTCTACTTCACATTCCCCTTTGAAAGTTAGATATTTTTGTGTCACCTTTAAAACAAGAAAGCATATGGAAAAACCTTCCTGAACAGGAAGATATCAACTCTTGCTGACTCATTTATGtctgttttattctttgttttttcctcccaaGGGGACTGATGCCACGAACACTAGACAGCCAGATCACATTAGAGAAGACGCCCAGCTACTTTGTCACCAGAGAAGCACCCAGACGTATCTCTAGCATGTCCCACGAGACCAAGCTGATTGTTGTGGTGCGTAACCCAGTCACCAGAGCCATATCTGACTACACGCAGACTCTTTCTAAGAAGCCTGACATCCCTACATTTGAAGAGCTGGCCTTTAAGAACAAAAGCTTAGGTCTTGTTGACACTTCCTGGAACGCCATACGGATCGGGATGTATATTCTGCACCTGGAGAACTGGCTGCAGTACTTTCGCCTGTCGCAGATGCACTTCGTGAGTGGCGAGAGGCTTATAACGGACCCGGCGGGGGAAATGGGCCGCGTTCAGGACTTTTTGGGGCTGAAACGAATAATCACAGACAAGCACTTCTACTTCAATCGAACCAAAGGTTTCCCCTGTCTGAAGAAGCCCGAGAGCAGCAGCCAGCCTCGATGCCTGGGCAAATCCAAGGGCAGGACTCATGTACAGATCGACCAGGAGGTCATAGAGCAGCTGCGAGAGTTTTATAGGCCATTTAATATCAAATTCTATGAAACTGTGGGACAAGACTTCAAGTGGGATTGAATGTACCGTTTAGAACACGGCGGCTACCTCGAGAGAAATTTGAAATAGAGATGAGGGTATATATATCATAAAGTAATATATAACAGAGACACTATATAAATAGTTCCACATTTTACTGGGTCATTCTGGGTAAGTGTAATTCCTTTAATTCCACACAACCATCACAATACCGTCCTGTCATCACAGCAGACATTATGACATTGCTTAAGTCTTCATTTATTCCTCATTTCTGCTGAAAATGAACCACTGTCTTTACAGTAAAAACGAGCAATCCATATAAAGCCACAGCAAATGtcaaatgaataataaaagcTGCCTGTTGATTATTCTGCAGTGTTGACAAAAGCTACAAAAGTTACTGAATAAATATATTAGAAAACTGCATCACTAAGACATTGATAAAGGTTTACTATTTGTTGAAATTCAGCTCTTTATGTGTTGGTATTTTTGTTGtgatcatcaaaataaaaagcaaaaagttgtgactattattattattattattatttgtttttaataatagtTGAAGGTGAGTTGAGATCTCACAAAACATGACGACAAGTGGACAATCTCCGCATCACGTTTAACACTTCTTCGCTTGGCAGTCATTGTAAAGGCCaccactgctggttagctaatggtAGCTTCCACAAACAGATGGCCCTATCAGCTGCTGGAAATAAAAAGTCATGAAATAAATGTGACATTATGACATAAATGGCATGATATTACAAAATGATGTAGCATGTAATCATTGCTGTGTTACTTCAGGATTTATTTTAtagttatattttttttccataaactCCACCTCTTTGCACATTTGTTTGGAAAACAGTGAGCTTCAAATCTGAAAAGTCTTATCTTTGATGATAATTGGTTCATAAATTacaacagtcacaggctgctcctccccaagagcaggaccaacagactcagagactcctttgtccccgaTCCATCAAtctctacaactctgcttttggcaggagggggagaaggagggaggagtacagcccgcctgatacaacacacgtgcaataatttatatgtgcaatagtgtgcaatgtttgtacataattcctcttatcttttgtttttagtttctatattctgttttattatatttaatctTGCTTctactgtcggtgttgtattgctgctggtacccgaatttccctgagggaccttcccaaagggattaataaagtatattctattctaaaatcAAGGCTTGCCATAGGGCAGCACGGTGGTTCCtccaagaaggttcctggttcgattttggctggggcctttctgcaaggagtttgcacgttctccctgtgcctgcgtgggttttctctgggtgctccggcttcctcccacattctaaagatgtgttTGATGGATTTGATTGTGTTTCTGCTCTAAACAGATCTTTATGCCAAGCAATCAGAAGTGTTACCATTAGTTTtcagtctatttttttttaaagcagcacaaactgttttctctttgtgtgaaTACAGCTTTCATTGTGAACTGCCTACAATAAGATCTTGGTACTACTAAATACTAAAAACGGTCATATTTTGTATGTTTGATTTGATGAAATCTAAAGAACCCATGAAGCCACTGTGCCAGCGGTTAAAGACATTCTTGCATATCAGTAGAATTATGAAAATGTCCAGTGTTCCTTCCTCCatgatgtttcactttgacTGCTGCAGGGCTGTGGATTCAGCAGTCCTATCTCTTCACACTTAGACTAATGTGCAAATGTGACAATGTGACCTTCCATAATAAGGAAATTAGATATTCACTTGCATTCTGACTATGCTCCTCCAGTACATGTCCGTTGGCCAACAGCAGTATTTAAGGTGTCATTTGTGATATTCTCCATTAATTTTTGATTAACCTGCCAATGCTGTCTGCAGCTGCCTGCTGCTTAGTGAGCCATCAGCTGACACGCCAGGTTAGGAATAAGCTCAACTTTATCTCAGCTGAGTTAATTAGAAGTTTTTAGAATGCTTTGGGCTTGACGACACGGTGCAGAGAAAAACTCCTACACTGTTGCCAGCATGACACACATCAGATACTTTGATATGTTTGTCTCCATGTTGGAAATATTAGCTGAACTTGTAAGTTTTCATGTGGAAAAAATTGAATAACTTCCATAGCttagactgtttttttttaatgcaaatgcaAATCCTTTACAGAAAGAGGTTGCATACGGCACTGGGCACGATTTACTTGTTGAAAGAGTTGTGAAAGAGTTCTGGTAAAACTGGCATGTCAGGTCAGTAGAGGGAGGAGAGCGCTATGCCTAATttgcatatttatttaattaaaaaattgtgtttaatcATAACTCTCATAGCAGAActcttttaaatatttacatttctcCCCAGGGAATCGTATATCtatgtataatataataattgataatacattttaaaaaaaagaatgaaaaaataaatattactacattaatatataaaatcataaacaatcttattttttaaatcagagtTAAAATTGCAACTGAATCATACCCATCAGCATTATGCCATGTTGGCCACAAACAAGTAACATATTAAATTATTTCCTGTAAGTTATTCAAAACAATAGCCCAGTGATTAACAAACAGCACAACAAGCACTACAGTAATTTAATGTTCTTTCATGTCCCGGTGCTATCACATGGCCTCAGACGTGAAAAACACatggttatttatttattttattctctaAATAAACATTACTTGACTACTCATCCACTGCTCTAAATAAAATGGCTTATGCCAGCTGAAtgcatgatttatttatttattcatacatCAAAGGTGTCAGTACACCGTAACCGACTGTTCCTGGTGtcacttgtttttgttgtttttgttttgttttttctttcaattCATTACAGAAAAATGCAAGAGTGCGTTCTCATTTACTGTCTCAACATTGTAACATCGTAAATTTGCAGTGTCACAGCAGGAGTCTGATGTTATATTACCTCCTCATTATGGAGGAAACAAAGGTTCACCGCGCCGTCTGACTGACCATCCTAACCTTCAAAGCAAATACCAAAGAAGCTGTTGTAAATGTCATGAACTTTGGAGGACTCTGAGGTAAAATACACCTCTGCCACTTATCAGATACACACTATCAATACATGCTTGAAACCGGAGGCCATTTATTTCCTTTATAATTAAATAATGAAGGGAAATAATGAGACAGTGTTTAAATATCTGTTTTGCATTCGCTTCCAGCTGGAGAGGGCTTTTATAATGTGCTGCTGTGAAAAGTTCACAGTTCAAAGACACTGAAACTCACACTGGAAGAAAAGGCAAAGTAACTATCAGCTGCCTCACAAGCTTAGAAATATAGATTTGTTTTGTGTAATGTGTTTTCTATTATATTTCCAGAGGTCTCCTTGTTTCTTGCAACATTGTGCACTTTTTTCCAGAAGGACTTCTTACCTCCACGTGGTGTGTAAAGTATTTATATTAAGACTTGTTCTCGTCCTCCTTAATGAGCCAAAGCCATGGAAGATAATGAGGATGTTCCTTTTCTCCAATAGACAATGTGAAGAGCGGACTTCTTTTTTGGGTGACTTGAAAGTTGGCAGCCAGAAACCCTTCCAGAGAAAATCTCATTAAATACTAAAATGGCATCCGTGCTAACCTCTACCTGCATCAATGCACCTTTTGAATATGTCatcatacccccccccccctccccggaACATGTTCTGTCACCATGCATCTTCAAGTACTTCAAGCTGTTCCTCTAAATTAAAAGATGTACCGAAAATGGATTTATTTCCACTGCAGATGCATGTTGGTGTTTTCTCAGGATGTTTCGATGCCTCTGCAGTGTCTTTGTGCTTGATGGAACACAGCTGACAATCTCTGTGGCACACTAATGAAAAGTTCCCCATGCAAAAGGAACAACACATCCACATggtactgtatacacacacacaacactaacCAATGTGAAAACCTTTCCCCTCACCTCATTTCCTCTGGTCTGTTGAACATGTGCAGCTTGCCTTACCTTCAGAAAGGTCAAGTGCAGAACGGGTCTCCAGGCACACAGTCAACTAATTAAGCAGTAGTGGTGGAAGATGCGTACCAGCTCCTGGGATACCGCAGCGGTCGGTAGCCACCCTCAGGGGGGGTAACGAATACATTGTTTCACATGCAAGCGAGGTAGAGATTTGCATTGCATTATTCTCATGTGAAATATAAAAGAACACTATTCTATGCCAGGAGAGAAAGCAACTGTATGGTAATAATAAAAGGTACCAACGTACAGATGCTTTCTGCTTAGTATTCCGGTTTGCAAGCACAAGTCATTTGGAACAGTGTTATTCATGAAAGTATAAATCAGCTTCTCTGCATTTTGGTGCTGTGTGATTGCACAATATGGAATATGCAGAGAGTTCAAATGTCTTGTCATTTTGTGAGCTGCAATCtcattaaaggaaaaaaaagttctcTGATCCACCTGCTCTCCCTATAAATTGCATTTCCGTACAAAGATGCTACAGAAAAAATCTGCATGGTATCATCTCACCTGACTTACCAGATGGTCTGATACACAGAACAATTTGGACCCAAGAAACCACTTGCAAAAGACACGTGCCTTCAAATCGATGTGTAGGTGAACCACCATCATAAAGTAAACTTAGCCAAGCAGTGCAAAAAAATTATATGATacggttttatatatatatataaaaccgtATCATATAATTTTATATCACCTGAGAGGAGGTAGCTCAGGCATCTGTTttggatgcctcctggacgtcTCTctggggaggtgttcagggcatGTCCCGCTgtgaggagaccccggggaagacccaggacccGGGGAGACTacgtctctcggctggcctagGAATGATTCGGGATTccccggaagagctggaggaagtgtctggtgagagggaagtcttgGATAAGCagctgaagatggatggatgggaaaAAAAGGTTGCTGTTACTTTGGTATATAGTATGTACATTGGTATTTCAGATACAAAAGGCTGTGTTGGAAACTACATAGTATGCCACTGTTTACCACATAAAAGGCCAGTTAAATGATTTTTAATCTTTGAAAGTTAGAAACACACATTGTTGGTGCACATAAACTATGTTAGTTTTACTCACAAGATGGCAGTATATGTGACATACCACATGAAAACAGGGTTATAAAAACCCTGCTAGAGTGATAAGggcaaacattacacacacacacacatagagacagagagagagagagagagaggagggatgaCAATGAgtcacaggtgaaacacattaggccAGGGCAGGCAACCAAGACCAGGTGGACCCACAGCGGGGCCTGTACTCCTGAAGCAAGAGGAGTGTCAAAATAAAGTTTGTAAACTAAACACTGTGAATGAGGAAATTAAAGAGAAATATCACTCAGGGAGAAGATAACAGCATCGTATTATGaaacccacagacccacagatgCTCTGTTGGACTGAGATGGGAATTTGGAAGGCAATTCCTGAACCATTGATGCCTTATAGCAAGAAAGCATTATTCTGCTGAAACAAACTGTCGGTGGGGAATACAGTGTGGACATGGTCTGCAACAATGCAGGTGTCAAATTAACATTCAACTAAACCTCTTGTTGAcctcttgttttttgtttgaaatAGAAAGTTGAATACAATCTGCGAACATGAACTTAttagcagcagaagaagaatatTGACTTAACATGATGGTGGTTTCTGCTGACAAGATCCAGGTTCAGTAAAATATGGAGTGAACACAAAACACTGCTCAGTCTTATAAAGGATAAAAGCATTGCAGTCATTTTAGATGGTAAACATCAGCTGGTATTGACTCCCACTCTAACTTGGGTTTGTCACTTTTTCCACTTTTGATTACAGCCATATTTATCCATGGTTATGGAGTCTCTTATTATCTTGTGGCCATTTGCAATTCAGTAAAAAAGTATTCCTGAATGTTGATCTGGCCCTTTAAACACATCTCTTAATTGGTCTTGTGGTGACGATCTGTAATTTGTGCTGCTACAACATTTATAAGTCATCTTTGTTGGACAAAAAAATCAATCTGTAAGACAAATGATAACGAAGTGTGGTGGAAGCAGCAGGTTTGCGAGTCAAACATCTGTTCAGTGTTGGCAGAGGGTTGAGCTCTGCCTTCCATTCAAATGTGGGATCACAGAGGAAGTCAATTAAGTGCACAGGACTTTGCCAAAGGGGATCCCTGAAGGACAAGAAAGGGTGCACCATGATAACAGACACCCTGATAAAAGTCAGCAGTCAGTTTGAGTCTGTAACTTAGATAATTAAGTCCTCATTCAACTCAAGCGAATGTGCCCAGAAGCGTTTTAGGATTGTGGAGCCCAGTGAGAAGCTCTGCCAAATGACCAGCACTAAGCCAAACTTTCATCACTTTTGTTATTCTTGCCAAATCTAAGAGCCCAGCAGCCTCAGCAAGATCCTAAAGTCAAAATTAGAGTAATGGAACTTCAGGCTACACACTTGAAAAGTAAGGGAGCAATCTGTATGACAGTCTGACAGATCAGTCTATCATTCTATCACAGATACATTAGTGTATATCGTgtaatgtattataatgcaCACACAATTTCTTACAGTAGTCTCATTTACTGTTGCAGGTTCAGCCTGGTCCTTTAAGAGGCTCTCCTATGGTTCGACTCTGAGCCTGATACTGGATTCATGTGTTGTGATAGTCACTAGTGTCTCTAGGGTGCGTGAGTGTGAAGCCAGTGCAGGGCCGCAATCTGTGCTACATATGCCCGCCGATCATTAGGGCCTGAGCATGAAACGTGCGAGAACCCTATTGAGaccctagggattattatttttctttttccttcccccctaagatcgcatttttgggggccttaacaagccccaaaactcaccacacttggtagaaaaattcattcggcTGTAAaatgggaaaatggctctatagcgccccctaacgtgtagccccgctggccagtttgacacaggatcatgaaaattggcacacatatgtatcatcccaagatgcacaaaaaaatctcttggacccccctttcaaacccaacaggaagtccgccttTTTGACGTTTGCAGctatttttggcgatttgtgaccctgctacaaaacttttcacacctcacatactttatccaattgagctgaaattcactgtgtccactcaggacaccataggaaatagacgcattccaaaactcttacaaaagtcttatggtgtggccggggcgtggcctcaaagtttggcgatttcacaggaaacaggaagtcgctataacttctgtgtttactgtccgatctgtaccaaatgtcacgtatgtcatgtatgatcagagggggcgtggcctcaaattgaccattcgccattacaaagaaacactttattttctgcagtactactAACATACTtaatgcaatgtggacaaaatcttacagtactgctatggacccaagtctgaacagatatatatgctaatatgatgatatGGTtgtagcgccacctactggcagcaggaaatttctcttttaaacatgtttttgttctaggtctctggaaatgagaggagagcataggacaggaaacTGCGATggccccacggatcgcaaggtgtgtgAGGGCCctcaatgctgcttgcagctttaatttttattgtCATCTGTTAAGTTGGAGCCTTGTGAAATAAAGGCAAGGTGTTTAATGACTAAAATAAagcacaacaataaaaaaccAAATAACAAAAAAGGGTGGTTAATTGAAATAAACAGGGTTGACAGTAAAGATTCAGGGTAGGGAACGTTTCCTGCCTGTCCTACACAAGTACAGGAAGTGATCCAAAATTACATCAGAACTTTTGTAACTTGCTTGAAAGCAGTGTTAGCTTTACGTGTGAGCTGTACAATAAGTCCACACTTATATTCAATATATCA of the Parambassis ranga chromosome 8, fParRan2.1, whole genome shotgun sequence genome contains:
- the hs3st2 gene encoding heparan sulfate glucosamine 3-O-sulfotransferase 2 is translated as MAHMVLSSANRFSARFAFIFTVSLSCTYLCYSIMFCRGTIIKNQGYEGKRCPPSKNAGGKKLLGKLDNCASLEVRSALHEPAAQRGSTDVREQSKASSGGHWADMKLRNMSVAQKYGIKKLPNALIVGVKKGGTRAVLEFIRIHPDVRALGTEPHFFDRNYDRGLEWYRGLMPRTLDSQITLEKTPSYFVTREAPRRISSMSHETKLIVVVRNPVTRAISDYTQTLSKKPDIPTFEELAFKNKSLGLVDTSWNAIRIGMYILHLENWLQYFRLSQMHFVSGERLITDPAGEMGRVQDFLGLKRIITDKHFYFNRTKGFPCLKKPESSSQPRCLGKSKGRTHVQIDQEVIEQLREFYRPFNIKFYETVGQDFKWD